One part of the Ornithodoros turicata isolate Travis chromosome 2, ASM3712646v1, whole genome shotgun sequence genome encodes these proteins:
- the LOC135384459 gene encoding putative nuclease HARBI1, with translation MDDGPDERYHVELGTSSSFVLQEIVMGGMLIVSVLEESLDDDTNERERQRIPKVSEYAEETIRDMSSETCKSHFRLLPRTIQQLSTILGPLLGEGEVGCGRPQVPAQKQLLITVWCLANMECFRGVGDRLGVAKSTAYVLPTVATAFHCVRRVGEALLKVASRFVLWPSESDALSIIDGFQRKFKFPGVLGAVDGSHIAITAPKEHAASYINRKGFYSVVLQAVCDHEMRFLHCSVGEAGSMHDARVVRRSELHDMLDHGHFPFSSHLVGDAAYPIGPNLLTPYRDNGHLSTAQKCFNKRLCRARVTIERAFGLLKNRYRRLFRVETRRPDIIVTIMITACVLHNACLLWCDTFEDPSAVGTQDDLGTSEHTSAHQTKRLGM, from the exons ATGGATGACGGTCCTGACGAGCGATATCATGTGGAACTGGGGACATCCTCAAGCTTCGTTCTACAGGAAATCGTAATGGGAGGTATGCTTATTGTGTCTGTGTTGGAGGAATCTTTAGACGACGATACCAATGAAAGAGAAAG ACAACGCATTCCGAAAGTTTCCGAATATGCTGAAGAAACCATTCGGGATATGTCATCGGAGACCTGTAAGTCACACTTCCGGCTGCTGCCAAGGACTATTCAGCAATTGTCCACGATTCTGGGACCCTTATTGGGGGAAGGCGAAGTTGGTTGTGGCCGTCCACAGGTGCCAGCACAGAAGCAGCTGCTTATAACGGTGTGGTGCCTGGCCAATATGGAATGCTTCAG GGGTGTTGGAGACCGACTTGGTGTTGCCAAGTCCACAGCATATGTATTGCCAACTGTTGCCACAGCATTTCACTGTGTACGAAGGGTTGGGGAGGCGCTGCTCAAGGTGGCATCTCGGTTCGTTCTGTGGCCCAGTGAAAGCGATGCGCTGTCCATCATAGATGGCTTCCAGAGGAAGTTTAAGTTTCCTGGTGTTCTGGGGGCTGTTGACGGATCACATATAGCAATTACTGCACCAAAAGAACATGCTGCTTCCTACATCAATAGGAAGGGTTTCTATTCTGTTGTGCTACAGGCAGTGTGTGACCATGAGATGCGTTTCttgcactgctctgttggggaAGCAGGGAGCATGCATGATGCTCGTGTTGTTCGCCGATCAGAATTGCATGATATGCTTGATCATGGTCACTTCCCATTTAGTAGTCACTTAGTTGGGGATGCTGCCTATCCAATTGGTCCAAATTTGTTGACACCATACAGAGATAATGGTCACTTGTCCACAGCACAGAAGTGTTTCAATAAGCGACTTTGTCGGGCAAGGGTTACTATCGAGAGGGCCTTTGGACTTTTGAAAAACCGGTACAGACGGCTCTTTCGTGTAGAAACCAGGCGGCCAGACATTATTGTCACCATTATGATCACGGCATGTGTTCTGCATAATGCTTGCCTGTTGTGGTGTGATACGTTTGAGGACCCTAGTGCTGTCGGCACACAGGATGATCTGGGTACCAGCGAGCACACCAGTGCACACCAGACCAAGAGGCTTGGCATGTAG